A DNA window from Candidatus Krumholzibacteriia bacterium contains the following coding sequences:
- a CDS encoding CDGSH iron-sulfur domain-containing protein — protein MRMGSHRYQGDEIAVTYEVKRCIHATECVRGLPSVFDPERRPWVRLEGASAEEVVRVVERCPTGALRYERSDGTVEAAALVNEVTPSPDGPLYARGEIVLQDALGMEIARELRLALCRCGGSANKPYCDGQHRKLGFSDPGEVPPPPVPSAAATAAAGGPVGGAPGGAVAGVSAPAAPGTGATAPGAARLLGGALHIILTKNGPLRLLGPVVVRSTATGVACPAQRLSLCRCGGSQNKPYCDGSHGRIGFEA, from the coding sequence ATGCGCATGGGGAGCCATCGTTACCAAGGCGACGAGATCGCCGTGACCTACGAGGTGAAACGCTGCATCCACGCGACGGAATGCGTGCGTGGCTTGCCGAGCGTCTTCGATCCCGAGCGGCGCCCCTGGGTGCGCCTGGAAGGCGCGAGTGCCGAAGAAGTGGTGCGCGTGGTGGAACGGTGTCCCACCGGTGCTTTGCGCTACGAACGCAGCGATGGCACGGTGGAGGCAGCGGCGCTCGTGAACGAGGTGACCCCCTCGCCCGATGGTCCGCTCTACGCCCGCGGCGAGATCGTGCTCCAGGATGCACTGGGGATGGAGATCGCCCGGGAGCTGCGCCTGGCGCTCTGCCGCTGCGGCGGCTCGGCGAACAAGCCTTATTGCGACGGCCAGCACCGGAAGCTCGGCTTCTCCGACCCGGGCGAGGTGCCGCCGCCACCGGTGCCCAGCGCCGCCGCGACGGCAGCCGCAGGAGGACCGGTGGGCGGGGCTCCCGGCGGCGCTGTCGCTGGCGTCAGCGCCCCAGCCGCCCCTGGCACCGGCGCCACCGCTCCCGGAGCAGCACGCTTGCTCGGCGGGGCGTTGCACATCATCTTGACGAAGAACGGCCCGCTCCGTCTCCTGGGCCCCGTGGTCGTCCGCTCCACCGCCACCGGGGTGGCGTGTCCGGCGCAGCGCCTGTCCCTCTGCCGTTGTGGCGGATCGCAGAACAAGCCCTATTGCGACGGCAGCCACGGACGCATCGGTTTCGAGGCTTGA
- the mfd gene encoding transcription-repair coupling factor, whose translation MLDRLLPRAAQDSLLRRIRQAEGGVLTSLHGSSPSLIAALLQRDHPVQTLVVAPKFDDAEELAQDLATLLPDTPVHLFPEFEILPYEKRSPYKGITGQQVEVLHHLLSGDSCIVATSAKGLKWKVQPPEEILDYTLRFAVGGEIDYDGVLARFGEMGYYAVPRVESPGDFARKGGILDVFSVSYENPLRLELLGDRVESMRFFDATTQRSLGEISTALVPPCSPLILSDANLQRAEQRLRASQQGSEPARARLADHVRERLHFDGMERYAAYYSPRVLLTEFFLDARRLLWVRPEAVVEQLRRLDEEIHKLFDDARRGGEPVPEPEAIYAPNTVLQALPAGMPTYYLTQVHFGGAPLDKLLEPAPSATEGTAAPAPAQAADLPVVRLAIQSPGEHAGRVAELQRDLEHRLLLGQRIHIFCDNPGQAQRLQELLDDIADRLDFPVGELQSGFVLVEHNVVVLTDREIFQRYKRRQRRRKYRVSQGTSAYEELQPGDFVVHVQYGIARYLGIQKLQVEGAEIDCLQLAFAGGDKIYVSVDQLNRVEKYVGKEGAVPELTKLGTNAWERIKERAKRAIAAMAQELLGLAAARKSQPGHAFSADTHLLKELEASFIYDETEDQLRAIGDVKVDMEKPAPMDRLVCGDVGFGKTEVAMRAAFKAVLDNKQVAVLVPTTILAQQHLGTFRERLADFPVVVEMVSRLRPTKEQKEILVKVARGEVDILIGTHRLLSRDVEFKSLGLVVVDEEHRFGVAHKEKLKRFKQTVDVLSMTATPIPRTLHMALVGLREMSLINTAPRDRLPVQTEIAPFAEEIIVDAMMRELDRGGQIYLVHNRVQSIDAMAGYVRRIMPSARVAVAHGQMEERALEKVMLDFLDQKFDVLVSSMIIESGLDIPSVNTLIVNRADRLGLAQLYQLRGRVGRSSHKAYAYFLVPRTGTTTELARKRLAALQEFEALGSGLRVAMRDMEIRGAGNILGPEQHGQMAAVGFELYCRLLEQAASELQGRQAPEEITARIDVDLEYRLPDRYVPDPEEKMRVYKRVSGCREPGELEALREELQDRFGTPPESASNLLHVAELRLLAHAAGAERVRLRGSRAEVVLRPGRSLARPEIETLVRELPHKLAFDAAGEFRIIQHLRPGNRLTQVAQLLDRLPGTRAGSEVRAAPR comes from the coding sequence ATGCTCGATCGGCTGCTTCCTCGAGCCGCGCAAGACAGTCTGCTGCGACGGATCCGTCAGGCCGAGGGGGGGGTGCTCACCTCCCTGCACGGGAGTAGTCCGTCCCTCATCGCTGCTCTCCTGCAACGCGACCATCCGGTACAGACGCTGGTCGTGGCGCCGAAATTCGATGATGCGGAGGAACTGGCCCAGGACCTCGCCACGCTCCTCCCGGACACGCCGGTGCATCTCTTCCCCGAATTCGAGATCCTCCCCTACGAGAAACGTTCGCCCTACAAGGGCATCACCGGCCAGCAGGTCGAGGTGCTGCACCACCTGCTTTCCGGCGACAGCTGCATCGTCGCCACCTCGGCGAAGGGGCTGAAGTGGAAGGTGCAGCCGCCGGAAGAGATCCTCGATTACACCTTGCGCTTCGCGGTGGGCGGGGAGATCGACTACGACGGCGTGCTGGCTCGCTTCGGCGAGATGGGTTACTACGCCGTGCCTCGCGTCGAGTCGCCCGGCGACTTCGCGCGCAAGGGCGGCATCCTGGACGTGTTCAGCGTCTCCTACGAGAACCCCCTGCGCCTCGAGCTCCTGGGCGATCGGGTCGAATCGATGCGCTTCTTCGATGCCACGACGCAGCGTTCGCTGGGCGAGATCTCCACCGCCCTCGTGCCTCCCTGCTCTCCCCTCATCCTCTCGGACGCCAACTTGCAGCGTGCCGAGCAAAGGCTGCGTGCGAGCCAACAGGGCAGCGAGCCCGCCCGCGCTCGGCTCGCCGACCACGTGCGCGAGCGCCTGCATTTCGACGGGATGGAGCGCTACGCGGCCTACTACTCGCCGCGGGTCCTCCTCACCGAGTTCTTCCTGGATGCCCGGCGCCTGCTCTGGGTGCGCCCGGAGGCCGTGGTCGAGCAGCTACGTCGGCTCGACGAGGAGATCCACAAGCTCTTCGACGACGCCCGCCGCGGCGGCGAGCCGGTGCCGGAACCCGAGGCGATCTACGCTCCCAACACGGTCCTGCAAGCCTTGCCGGCCGGCATGCCCACCTACTACCTCACCCAGGTGCATTTCGGCGGCGCCCCTCTGGACAAGCTCCTCGAGCCGGCGCCGTCGGCCACGGAGGGCACGGCAGCGCCAGCGCCCGCCCAGGCCGCCGATCTGCCCGTGGTGCGTCTGGCGATCCAGTCGCCCGGAGAGCACGCCGGCCGGGTGGCGGAGCTGCAGCGCGACCTCGAGCACCGGCTGCTCCTCGGGCAGCGCATCCACATCTTCTGCGACAACCCCGGGCAGGCGCAGCGCCTGCAAGAGCTCCTGGACGACATCGCCGACCGCCTCGACTTCCCCGTGGGGGAGCTGCAGTCCGGGTTCGTGCTCGTCGAGCACAACGTGGTCGTGCTCACCGACCGCGAGATCTTCCAGCGCTACAAGCGCCGGCAGCGCCGCCGCAAATACCGCGTCAGCCAGGGCACCTCGGCATACGAGGAGCTGCAGCCCGGCGATTTCGTCGTCCACGTGCAGTACGGCATCGCCCGGTACTTGGGGATCCAGAAGTTGCAGGTCGAAGGCGCCGAGATCGACTGCCTGCAACTCGCCTTCGCCGGCGGCGACAAGATCTACGTCAGCGTCGACCAGCTGAACCGGGTCGAGAAGTACGTGGGCAAGGAGGGCGCCGTCCCGGAGCTGACCAAACTCGGCACCAACGCCTGGGAGCGCATCAAGGAACGCGCCAAGCGCGCCATCGCCGCCATGGCCCAGGAACTGCTCGGCCTGGCGGCGGCGCGGAAGTCCCAGCCTGGTCACGCTTTCTCCGCCGACACGCACCTGCTCAAGGAGCTCGAGGCTTCGTTCATCTACGACGAGACGGAAGACCAGCTGCGCGCCATCGGCGACGTCAAGGTCGACATGGAGAAGCCCGCTCCCATGGACCGCCTCGTCTGCGGCGACGTGGGCTTCGGCAAGACCGAGGTCGCCATGCGCGCCGCCTTCAAAGCGGTGCTGGACAACAAGCAGGTCGCGGTGCTCGTGCCGACCACGATCCTGGCGCAACAGCACCTGGGCACTTTCCGCGAACGTCTGGCGGACTTCCCCGTCGTCGTCGAGATGGTGTCGCGCTTGCGCCCGACGAAGGAGCAGAAGGAAATCCTCGTCAAGGTGGCCCGCGGCGAAGTGGACATCCTCATCGGCACCCATCGCTTGCTCTCCCGGGACGTGGAGTTCAAGTCGCTGGGTCTCGTCGTCGTCGACGAAGAACACCGGTTCGGCGTGGCTCACAAGGAGAAGTTGAAGCGCTTCAAGCAGACCGTGGACGTGCTCTCCATGACGGCGACACCGATCCCACGCACCTTGCACATGGCCCTGGTCGGACTGCGGGAGATGTCGCTCATCAACACCGCACCCCGGGACCGCCTGCCGGTGCAAACGGAGATCGCCCCCTTCGCCGAAGAGATCATCGTGGATGCCATGATGCGCGAACTCGACCGCGGCGGGCAGATCTATCTCGTGCACAACCGCGTGCAGAGCATCGACGCCATGGCCGGCTACGTGCGGCGCATCATGCCCTCGGCGCGTGTGGCCGTGGCCCACGGCCAGATGGAGGAACGGGCCCTCGAGAAGGTCATGCTCGACTTCCTCGACCAGAAGTTCGATGTGCTGGTGTCGAGCATGATCATCGAGAGCGGCCTCGACATCCCCAGCGTCAACACCCTGATCGTCAACCGCGCCGACCGGCTCGGCCTGGCGCAGCTCTACCAGCTGCGCGGCCGTGTCGGGCGTTCGAGCCACAAGGCCTACGCCTATTTCCTCGTCCCCCGCACCGGCACCACCACCGAGCTGGCGCGCAAGCGCCTGGCAGCGCTGCAAGAGTTCGAGGCCCTCGGCTCGGGCCTGCGCGTCGCCATGCGGGACATGGAGATCCGCGGCGCCGGCAACATCCTGGGGCCGGAGCAGCACGGCCAGATGGCGGCGGTGGGCTTCGAGCTCTACTGCCGTTTGCTCGAGCAGGCCGCCAGCGAACTGCAGGGGCGGCAAGCTCCCGAGGAAATCACGGCGCGGATCGACGTGGACCTGGAGTACCGGCTCCCGGACCGCTACGTGCCGGATCCGGAGGAGAAGATGCGGGTATACAAGAGGGTTTCCGGCTGCCGGGAACCGGGGGAGCTAGAGGCTCTGCGGGAGGAGCTCCAGGACCGCTTCGGGACGCCCCCGGAATCCGCATCCAACCTGTTGCATGTGGCTGAGTTACGGCTTCTTGCGCACGCCGCCGGGGCGGAGCGTGTACGCCTGCGGGGGTCGCGCGCCGAAGTCGTCTTGCGCCCCGGGCGGTCGCTCGCCCGGCCCGAGATCGAGACCTTGGTACGGGAATTACCGCACAAGCTCGCCTTCGATGCCGCGGGGGAGTTCCGGATCATCCAGCACCTGCGCCCAGGAAACCGGCTGACCCAGGTGGCCCAGCTCTTGGACCGCCTCCCGGGGACACGGGCCGGGAGCGAGGTGCGCGCCGCCCCCCGGTGA